From a single Paramisgurnus dabryanus chromosome 17, PD_genome_1.1, whole genome shotgun sequence genomic region:
- the LOC135735464 gene encoding uncharacterized protein yields MADSLKMLMVILAIVLVREVDPGGTKRNNKRMRRNGEEWSSQERGMDQQNGNYQNTYEINMWYRYEKYVARSGNHTNCYVCSKMPKSGTNPHVEPEPILNTNNLFPECLTSAYTPVLLNATLKYRLPLPVDLNTLTFKNLKNLPEDVSVRMYGPIHVSPRTKLICFENNLTLGVVNGYIGRVPEQNCHIMHTPCTTNHKGDFNESEARKGSTCTEYFTAPDTMGTNPQTNFVWLCGLTIYHYLPVGWTGRCAPVRPTDHSFVITATEVHRGKRDIFTKHDSIWGTDVPNDHKLWTNGQKVSLALFPWLGTGKLMLRMETFDYRFEQFVNSTQAALKGIREELTALRMMELQDRIVRLKNRRDPNAVNRKCFI; encoded by the coding sequence ATGGCTGACAGTTTGAAGATGCTCATGGTAATCCTGGCAATCGTGCTGGTGCGTGAGGTAGACCCTGGTGGGACGAAGAGAAACAACAAAAGAATGAGGAGAAATGGAGAGGAATGGAGTAGTCAAGAAAGAGGAATGGATCAACAGAATGGAAACTACCAGAACACCTACGAGATCAACATGTGGTATCGTTATGAGAAGTACGTCGCACGGAGTGGAAACCACACAAACTGCTACGTTTGTTCAAAGATGCCCAAGTCAGGAACGAATCCGCATGTGGAACCAGAACCGATATTGAATACCAACAATTTGTTTCCTGAGTGTTTGACATCTGCATATACACCAGTACTTCTGAATGCCACTTTAAAGTATCGCCTGCCACTTCCAGTGGATTTAAACACACTGACTTTTAAGAACCTTAAGAACCTGCCAGAAGATGTAAGTGTTAGAATGTATGGTCCTATTCATGTTTCACCAAGAACAAAGTTAATCTGTTTTGAAAATAATCTAACATTGGGTGTTGTCAATGGCTACATTGGAAGAGTTCCGGAGCAGAACTGTCACATCATGCACACCCCTTGTACAACGAACCACAAAGGAGATTTCAACGAGTCTGAGGCTAGAAAAGGAAGCACATGTACTGAATATTTCACTGCACCCGACACCATGGGGACTAATCCCCAAACCAACTTCGTCTGGCTATGTGGACTGACCATATACCATTATCTACCGGTCGGGTGGACAGGAAGATGTGCCCCGGTACGGCCTACAGACCATTCATTTGTCATTACTGCTACAGAGGTACATCGTGGTAAAAGAGACATTTTCACAAAACATGATTCCATATGGGGAACGGATGTCCCCAATGACCACAAGCTATGGACCAACGGACAGAAAGTGAGCCTCGCCTTGTTCCCTTGGCTGGGGACTGGAAAGCTCATGCTAAGGATGGAGACTTTTGATTACAGGTTTGAACAGTTTGTTAATTCTACTCAAGCTGCATTGAAAGGCATTCGTGAGGAACTGACAGCCCTACGTATGATGGAACTTCAAGACCGTATTGTCAGGCTCAAAAACAGAAGAGATCCCAATGCAGTAaacagaaaatgttttatttaa